From a region of the Pectobacterium aquaticum genome:
- the rpoB gene encoding DNA-directed RNA polymerase subunit beta codes for MVYSYTEKKRIRKDFGKRPQVLDIPYLLSIQLDSFQKFIEQDPEGQYGLEAAFRSVFPIKSYSGNSELQYVSYRLGEPVFDVKECQIRGVTFSAPLRVKLRLVIYEREAPEGTVKDIKEQEVYMGEIPLMTDNGTFVINGTERVIVSQLHRSPGVFFDSDKGKTHSSGKVLYNARIIPYRGSWLDFEFDPKDNLFVRIDRRRKLPATIILRALGYSTEQILDLFFDKIVYEINGNKLQMDLIPERLRGETASFDIEANGKVYIEKGRRITARHIRQLEKDGIERIEVPVEYIAGKILSKDYVDESTGELIGAANMELSLDLLAKLSQSGHKRIETLFTNDLDHGAYMSETVRVDPSNDRLSALVEIYRMMRPGEPPTREAAETLFENLFFSEDRYDLSAVGRMKFNRSLLRDEIEGSGILSKDDIIEVMKKLIDIRNGKGEVDDIDHLGNRRIRSVGEMAENQFRVGLVRVERAVKERLSLGDLDTLMPQDMINAKPISAAVKEFFGSSQLSQFMDQNNPLSEITHKRRISALGPGGLTRERAGFEVRDVHPTHYGRVCPIETPEGPNIGLINSLSVYAQTNEYGFLETPYRRVRENVVTDEIHYLSAIEEGNFVIAQANTNLDEEGRFIDELVTCRNKGESSLFSRDQVEYMDVSTQQVVSVGASLIPFLEHDDANRALMGANMQRQAVPTLRADKPLVGTGMERAVAVDSGVTAVAKRGGTVQYVDASRIVIRVNDDEMYPGEAGIDIYNLTKYTRSNQNTCISQMPCVSLGEPVERGDVLADGPSTDLGELALGQNMRVAFMPWNGYNFEDSILVSERVVQEDRFTTIHIQELACVSRDTKLGPEEITADIPNVGEAALSKLDESGIVYIGAEVTGGDILVGKVTPKGETQLTPEEKLLRAIFGEKASDVKDSSLRVPNGVSGTIIDVQVFTRDGVEKDKRALEIEEMQLKQAKKDLTEELQILEAGLFARIHAVLVSGGVEADKLDKLPRERWLELGLTDEDKQNQLEQLAEQYDELKHEFEKKLEAKRRKITQGDDLAPGVLKIVKVYLAVKRQIQPGDKMAGRHGNKGVISKINPIEDMPYDENGTPVDIVLNPLGVPSRMNIGQILETHLGMAAKGIGEKINAMLKQHEEVTKLREFIQKAYDLGDDVRQKVDLSTFSDEEVMRLAENLKKGMPIATPVFDGAKEKEIKELLQMGGIPTSGQITLYDGRTGEQFERQVTVGYMYMLKLNHLVDDKMHARSTGSYSLVTQQPLGGKAQFGGQRFGEMEVWALEAYGAAYTLQEMLTVKSDDVNGRTKMYKNIVDGNHQMEPGMPESFNVLLKEIRSLGINIELEEK; via the coding sequence ATGGTTTACTCCTATACCGAGAAAAAACGCATCCGTAAGGATTTTGGTAAACGTCCACAGGTTTTGGACATACCTTATCTCCTTTCTATCCAACTTGACTCGTTCCAGAAGTTTATCGAGCAAGACCCAGAAGGTCAGTACGGTTTGGAAGCTGCATTCCGTTCTGTTTTCCCTATAAAAAGCTATAGCGGCAATTCAGAGCTGCAATACGTTAGCTATCGCTTGGGCGAGCCTGTATTTGACGTCAAAGAATGTCAGATCCGTGGTGTGACGTTCTCTGCGCCGCTACGCGTAAAACTGCGCTTGGTGATCTACGAGCGCGAAGCGCCTGAAGGCACCGTTAAAGACATCAAAGAACAAGAAGTTTACATGGGCGAAATTCCGCTCATGACTGATAACGGTACCTTCGTGATCAACGGTACTGAGCGCGTAATCGTGTCTCAGTTGCACCGTAGCCCAGGTGTGTTCTTCGATAGCGACAAAGGTAAAACCCACTCTTCAGGTAAGGTGCTGTATAACGCACGTATTATTCCTTACCGTGGTTCCTGGCTGGATTTCGAGTTTGATCCGAAGGATAACCTGTTTGTCCGTATCGACCGCCGTCGCAAATTGCCTGCGACCATTATCTTGCGCGCGCTGGGTTATTCCACCGAACAGATTCTCGATCTTTTCTTCGATAAAATTGTCTATGAAATCAATGGCAATAAATTGCAGATGGATCTGATTCCTGAGCGCCTGCGTGGTGAAACCGCATCGTTTGATATTGAAGCGAACGGTAAAGTTTATATCGAGAAAGGTCGCCGCATCACTGCGCGCCATATCCGTCAGTTAGAGAAAGACGGTATTGAGCGCATTGAAGTGCCTGTTGAGTATATCGCTGGCAAAATACTGTCCAAAGATTATGTCGACGAGAGCACCGGTGAACTGATCGGCGCAGCCAACATGGAACTGTCGCTGGATCTGCTGGCTAAACTGAGCCAGTCTGGCCACAAACGTATTGAGACACTGTTCACCAACGATCTTGATCATGGTGCATACATGTCTGAAACCGTGCGCGTCGATCCGTCAAACGATCGTTTAAGTGCGTTGGTTGAAATCTATCGCATGATGCGTCCTGGTGAGCCACCAACGCGCGAAGCCGCGGAAACGCTGTTCGAGAACCTGTTCTTCTCTGAAGACCGCTACGATCTGTCTGCGGTTGGTCGTATGAAGTTCAACCGTTCTCTGCTGCGTGACGAGATCGAAGGTTCCGGTATCCTGAGCAAAGATGACATCATCGAAGTGATGAAGAAGCTCATTGATATCCGTAACGGTAAAGGCGAAGTGGATGATATCGACCACCTCGGCAACCGTCGTATCCGTTCCGTTGGCGAAATGGCAGAAAACCAATTCCGCGTTGGTCTGGTGCGTGTAGAACGTGCTGTAAAAGAGCGTCTGTCTCTGGGCGACCTCGATACGCTGATGCCACAGGACATGATCAACGCCAAGCCGATTTCGGCTGCCGTGAAAGAGTTCTTCGGTTCAAGTCAACTGTCACAGTTTATGGACCAGAACAACCCGCTGTCTGAGATTACGCACAAACGTCGTATCTCCGCATTGGGTCCAGGCGGTCTGACGCGTGAACGTGCTGGCTTTGAAGTTCGTGACGTACACCCGACTCACTACGGTCGCGTTTGTCCTATCGAAACGCCGGAAGGTCCAAACATCGGTCTGATCAACTCCCTCTCCGTTTATGCGCAAACGAACGAATACGGTTTCCTTGAAACCCCGTATCGTCGTGTGCGTGAAAATGTGGTGACGGATGAGATCCATTACCTGTCTGCGATTGAAGAAGGTAACTTCGTTATCGCACAGGCGAACACCAATTTGGACGAAGAAGGCCGCTTCATCGACGAACTGGTTACCTGCCGTAACAAAGGCGAGTCCAGCTTGTTCAGCCGCGATCAGGTTGAATACATGGACGTTTCCACACAGCAGGTGGTTTCCGTCGGTGCATCCCTGATTCCGTTCCTGGAACACGATGACGCCAACCGTGCCCTGATGGGTGCGAACATGCAACGTCAGGCCGTTCCGACCCTGCGTGCTGATAAGCCGCTGGTTGGTACCGGTATGGAACGCGCCGTTGCGGTTGACTCCGGTGTAACTGCCGTAGCCAAACGTGGTGGTACAGTACAGTACGTGGATGCATCGCGTATTGTAATCCGCGTTAATGACGATGAAATGTATCCGGGCGAAGCTGGGATCGACATCTATAACCTGACCAAATATACCCGTTCTAACCAGAACACCTGCATCAGTCAGATGCCGTGTGTGTCTTTGGGTGAGCCGGTAGAACGTGGTGACGTTCTGGCAGATGGCCCGTCCACCGATCTGGGTGAACTGGCGTTGGGTCAGAACATGCGCGTGGCATTCATGCCATGGAATGGTTACAACTTCGAAGACTCCATCCTCGTTTCCGAGCGTGTGGTTCAGGAAGATCGCTTTACGACCATCCACATTCAGGAACTGGCCTGTGTGTCTCGTGACACTAAGTTAGGGCCTGAAGAAATTACTGCGGACATCCCGAACGTGGGTGAAGCAGCACTTTCTAAACTGGATGAATCCGGCATCGTTTACATCGGTGCGGAAGTGACCGGCGGTGACATTCTGGTTGGTAAGGTAACGCCGAAAGGTGAAACCCAACTGACGCCAGAAGAGAAACTGCTGCGTGCGATCTTCGGTGAGAAAGCGTCTGACGTTAAAGACTCTTCTCTGCGTGTACCAAACGGTGTTTCCGGTACGATTATCGACGTACAGGTCTTTACCCGCGATGGCGTGGAAAAAGACAAACGTGCGCTGGAAATCGAAGAAATGCAGCTGAAGCAGGCGAAGAAAGACCTGACTGAAGAATTGCAGATTCTGGAAGCGGGCCTGTTTGCACGTATCCATGCAGTCCTGGTTTCTGGCGGCGTAGAAGCTGACAAACTGGACAAACTGCCGCGCGAGCGCTGGTTGGAACTGGGTCTGACTGATGAAGATAAACAGAATCAGTTGGAACAGCTGGCAGAACAGTATGATGAGCTGAAGCACGAGTTTGAGAAAAAACTCGAAGCTAAGCGCCGTAAAATCACCCAAGGCGATGATCTGGCACCAGGCGTGCTGAAAATCGTTAAGGTTTATCTGGCCGTTAAACGTCAGATCCAACCGGGTGACAAGATGGCAGGTCGTCACGGGAACAAAGGTGTTATCTCCAAGATCAACCCGATCGAAGATATGCCTTACGATGAGAACGGTACGCCGGTCGATATCGTACTGAACCCGCTGGGCGTACCTTCACGTATGAACATCGGTCAGATTCTGGAAACCCACTTGGGTATGGCTGCGAAAGGTATCGGCGAGAAAATCAACGCCATGCTCAAACAGCACGAAGAAGTGACCAAACTGCGTGAGTTCATCCAGAAAGCCTATGACCTGGGCGACGATGTGCGTCAGAAAGTTGACCTGAGCACTTTCTCAGACGAAGAAGTTATGCGTCTGGCTGAAAACCTGAAGAAAGGTATGCCAATTGCAACGCCAGTATTTGACGGTGCAAAAGAGAAAGAAATCAAGGAACTGTTGCAGATGGGCGGTATCCCTACCTCCGGTCAGATTACCCTGTACGATGGACGTACCGGTGAGCAATTTGAGCGTCAGGTTACCGTGGGCTACATGTACATGCTGAAACTGAACCACTTGGTTGACGATAAGATGCATGCTCGTTCCACCGGTTCTTACAGCCTGGTTACTCAGCAGCCGCTGGGTGGTAAGGCGCAGTTCGGTGGTCAACGCTTCGGTGAGATGGAAGTGTGGGCGCTGGAAGCTTATGGTGCAGCTTATACCCTGCAAGAAATGTTGACCGTTAAGTCTGATGACGTGAATGGCCGTACCAAGATGTATAAAAACATCGTGGATGGCAATCATCAGATGGAACCAGGCATGCCGGAATCCTTCAACGTATTGTTGAAAGAAATTCGCTCGCTGGGTATCAACATCGAGCTGGAAGAAAAGTAA